One Natrinema halophilum genomic window carries:
- a CDS encoding APC family permease — MAPADAVTDSRSDSESETLERDIGLLGATAIGAGTMIAGGIFVLSGLAVGNVGAAATVSFALAAVAASFTALTYAEFATVYTVDGGGYAYVAEVFDSDWSYLVGWLLILGYPASAAFYLASFSDWFNRFARPAIALPQALPYWIPGIAVLAVLVGINLIGTAETRTLQIALTGLKVALIGLFLVGGFRAFDADVVATSFATHAAQFEDVALTSALVFITFFGFEAIATSEGEIEAPERTVPRAIFLSIGIVTVLYMFVVVVVVLAINDAGFHAFLAERTSMSSSTAATTFVATHGEVALARAAQYYLGDIGFYVFIGGALLSMISAANATVLAGSRVKLAMADRDHLPEPVDRVDPQSGVPTVAVILTGGLILAFFMFFGVLFGTPSAEAGQSHGLVLGLESLAHLADFMLLAALVFVNGALIWSRRKNPDRERLFRVPAVPWVPMAAVGSNLILLASLELSAVVLGVAAIVVGIGLWFVAID; from the coding sequence GTGGCTCCAGCCGATGCGGTGACTGATTCGAGGTCGGATTCTGAATCCGAAACGCTCGAACGTGATATCGGCCTCCTCGGAGCTACCGCGATCGGTGCGGGGACGATGATCGCTGGGGGTATCTTTGTACTCTCGGGACTTGCAGTCGGAAACGTCGGCGCAGCGGCGACCGTCTCGTTCGCGCTAGCGGCGGTCGCCGCGTCGTTTACTGCCCTGACCTACGCCGAATTCGCGACCGTCTACACCGTCGATGGCGGAGGTTACGCGTACGTGGCTGAGGTGTTCGATTCGGACTGGTCGTATCTCGTCGGCTGGCTATTGATTCTAGGGTATCCCGCCAGCGCAGCCTTCTACCTGGCAAGTTTTTCGGACTGGTTCAACCGATTCGCACGTCCTGCAATTGCATTGCCCCAGGCGCTTCCCTACTGGATCCCTGGAATCGCCGTCCTCGCGGTACTGGTTGGGATCAATCTCATCGGTACGGCAGAAACCAGAACGTTACAGATCGCACTAACAGGGTTGAAAGTCGCTCTGATCGGCCTCTTTCTGGTCGGCGGGTTTCGCGCGTTCGACGCGGATGTCGTTGCTACGTCTTTCGCAACTCACGCAGCGCAGTTCGAAGACGTTGCTCTTACGTCAGCACTCGTATTCATCACGTTTTTCGGATTCGAAGCGATCGCGACGAGCGAAGGCGAGATCGAAGCACCCGAACGGACGGTCCCCAGGGCCATCTTTCTGAGCATCGGTATCGTAACCGTGCTGTATATGTTCGTCGTTGTCGTGGTGGTGCTGGCGATCAACGATGCGGGCTTTCACGCATTTCTCGCCGAGCGAACGTCGATGTCCTCGTCTACGGCTGCCACAACATTTGTCGCTACCCACGGCGAAGTCGCGTTAGCGCGGGCGGCTCAGTATTACCTCGGCGATATCGGGTTCTACGTCTTTATCGGAGGTGCATTGCTATCCATGATCTCGGCTGCCAACGCGACGGTGCTTGCCGGCTCGCGAGTGAAGTTGGCGATGGCCGACCGGGATCATCTCCCGGAACCAGTAGACCGGGTCGATCCACAATCCGGCGTTCCGACGGTGGCGGTTATCTTGACTGGTGGCCTGATTCTAGCGTTTTTCATGTTTTTCGGCGTTCTCTTCGGGACGCCATCGGCCGAAGCCGGGCAATCCCACGGCTTGGTGTTAGGCCTCGAGTCGCTCGCCCACCTCGCCGACTTCATGCTACTCGCCGCGCTGGTGTTCGTAAACGGTGCGCTGATCTGGTCTCGCCGGAAGAACCCGGATCGAGAACGATTGTTTCGAGTTCCGGCCGTTCCGTGGGTCCCGATGGCCGCAGTTGGGTCGAACCTTATATTGCTGGCGAGCCTGGAACTGTCCGCCGTGGTGCTCGGTGTCGCGGCGATAGTCGTCGGTATCGGGCTCTGGTTCGTGGCTATCGATTGA
- a CDS encoding RNA polymerase Rpb4 family protein has product MTIFKEIVDEEFLTVSETKELLADIEAERAMDENRELRYELARAIEHANRFTVLEPAESQALVDDLRDIEKVDEPTAYKIANLLPRDRDELRSVYAQQRYSLSGDELDEILNVIAQYV; this is encoded by the coding sequence ATGACGATCTTCAAAGAGATCGTCGACGAGGAGTTCCTGACGGTCTCGGAAACGAAGGAACTGCTCGCCGACATCGAAGCCGAACGCGCGATGGACGAGAATCGCGAACTGCGCTATGAACTCGCGCGAGCGATCGAACACGCAAACCGATTTACCGTCTTGGAGCCAGCGGAATCCCAGGCGCTCGTCGACGACTTGCGAGATATAGAGAAGGTCGACGAACCGACTGCATATAAGATAGCGAACCTCCTGCCCCGCGATCGGGACGAGCTCCGGTCGGTGTATGCACAGCAACGCTATTCACTGTCGGGCGATGAACTCGACGAAATTCTCAACGTCATCGCTCAGTACGTCTAA
- a CDS encoding 50S ribosomal protein L21e, protein MPKSNGPRQGTRRKLANNPRDRGTSPPQRAIQEYEPGEKVHLKIDPSVPNGRFHPRFDGRTGEVVGKQGSAFKVQIEDGGKNKTLLVTAAHLRAQNQEKSRI, encoded by the coding sequence ATGCCGAAGTCTAATGGCCCTCGTCAGGGAACTCGAAGGAAGCTCGCGAACAATCCCCGGGATCGCGGCACGTCACCGCCTCAGCGTGCGATTCAGGAGTACGAGCCGGGCGAAAAAGTCCATTTGAAAATCGACCCAAGCGTCCCAAACGGACGCTTCCACCCACGATTCGACGGTCGGACCGGCGAAGTCGTCGGCAAACAGGGAAGCGCGTTCAAGGTTCAGATCGAGGATGGCGGCAAGAACAAGACGCTGCTGGTAACCGCGGCCCATCTGCGGGCGCAAAACCAGGAAAAAAGCCGGATCTGA
- a CDS encoding methionyl-tRNA formyltransferase, which yields MTHDQLATDDEPVRDPQIVFASCTDAGFDLFRYVHEELVEVDELVSLTPEQGERYGVCSYYDHAEYAADHDVSIYYPETYGMDDRDVDHFVTLDADLLLVHGWQRLIPGDVLETFTRGALGLHGSAFGLPKGRGRSPMNWSLIEDLDRFLLSVMHLDEGADSGDVVATKKFDINRHDTIQSLYHKLVMTGQQLFEEILVDVLAGTAELEVQTAEPTYYPKRNPEDGAIHWEDPTKTIYNLVRAVAHPYPGAFTEHDGTRITIWNAQPFSSDLLLDERPGTVVQVFQASQQFVVKTSDGTLLVTDWEAENWDPVRGMVLESLTNESVDSPNRVDQPEHEDSLTG from the coding sequence ATGACCCACGATCAACTCGCAACTGACGACGAACCGGTTCGCGATCCGCAAATAGTGTTTGCCAGCTGTACAGATGCCGGGTTCGACCTTTTTCGGTACGTTCACGAGGAGCTGGTCGAAGTAGACGAACTCGTTTCGCTGACGCCCGAACAGGGCGAGCGATACGGCGTCTGTAGCTACTACGATCACGCCGAGTACGCCGCGGACCACGACGTTTCGATCTACTATCCCGAAACCTACGGAATGGACGACAGAGACGTCGACCACTTCGTCACCCTCGATGCCGATTTATTGCTCGTCCACGGCTGGCAACGACTCATCCCTGGTGATGTTCTCGAGACGTTCACACGCGGAGCACTTGGCCTCCACGGGTCGGCCTTTGGCTTGCCGAAGGGGAGGGGGCGGTCGCCGATGAACTGGTCGCTCATCGAAGACCTCGATCGGTTCCTCCTCTCGGTAATGCATTTAGACGAAGGGGCTGATTCGGGTGACGTGGTCGCCACGAAAAAGTTCGACATCAACCGCCACGACACGATCCAGTCGTTGTATCACAAGCTCGTGATGACCGGCCAGCAACTGTTCGAGGAAATCCTCGTCGACGTATTAGCTGGAACCGCCGAGCTCGAGGTTCAGACGGCTGAGCCGACCTATTATCCGAAGCGGAACCCGGAGGATGGCGCTATCCACTGGGAAGACCCGACGAAGACGATCTACAACCTCGTTCGGGCCGTCGCACATCCATATCCGGGCGCGTTCACCGAACACGATGGAACACGCATAACGATCTGGAACGCCCAGCCGTTCTCCTCGGATCTGCTGCTCGACGAGCGACCGGGAACGGTGGTTCAGGTCTTCCAGGCGAGCCAGCAATTCGTCGTCAAGACGAGCGACGGAACCCTGCTCGTCACCGACTGGGAGGCAGAGAACTGGGACCCCGTCCGGGGAATGGTTCTCGAGTCGCTCACGAACGAATCGGTCGATAGCCCGAACCGAGTGGACCAGCCCGAGCATGAGGACTCGTTGACAGGGTAG
- a CDS encoding terpene synthase family protein, translated as MIDSYDDIAGDRDRFLWQWLYHLFPTVRLSCVHEERTRPVRDAKLVATIFAVVADDVAEQHADRATFDELTAIPFDHRRANPDRDDVDGDVVRFLTDVWERFSTLYDSGPRSKEFRELLQFDLQEVFQAIKYSYLANAYPGLVSERELWRYDVYNMLIFVYADIDLSNAPTFDSSELSVLRQVCDRTQRMARIGNWISTWKRELAEGDCSSGVVVYAMENDIVSHETIQLIRENPTEAPIRSVVESIRHSNVVEHFLKCWRGEYERAMQFESEIQSVDIGAYLEGFEQILDYHISSEGLK; from the coding sequence TTGATTGATTCGTACGACGATATTGCCGGTGACAGGGATCGTTTCCTCTGGCAATGGCTCTATCACCTCTTTCCGACGGTTAGACTTTCCTGCGTCCACGAGGAGCGTACCCGCCCCGTTCGCGACGCAAAACTGGTTGCGACGATATTCGCAGTCGTTGCTGACGACGTCGCCGAACAACACGCCGACCGAGCGACGTTCGACGAACTGACTGCGATTCCGTTCGACCACCGGCGCGCGAATCCAGACCGCGACGACGTCGACGGCGACGTCGTTCGATTTTTAACGGATGTCTGGGAGCGGTTCTCGACGCTGTACGATAGCGGACCTCGATCGAAAGAGTTCAGGGAGTTGCTTCAGTTCGACCTTCAGGAAGTCTTTCAGGCGATCAAATACTCGTATCTCGCGAACGCGTACCCCGGTCTCGTCTCTGAACGCGAACTATGGCGGTACGACGTTTACAACATGCTCATTTTCGTCTACGCCGACATCGACCTCTCGAACGCCCCGACGTTCGACTCGAGTGAGTTATCGGTTCTCCGGCAGGTCTGCGACCGGACCCAACGGATGGCCCGCATTGGAAACTGGATTTCGACCTGGAAGCGAGAACTAGCCGAGGGCGATTGTAGTTCCGGCGTCGTCGTCTACGCGATGGAAAACGACATCGTTTCTCACGAGACGATACAACTGATCAGGGAGAATCCGACCGAGGCGCCGATTCGCTCCGTCGTCGAGTCGATTCGTCACTCAAACGTCGTCGAGCACTTCCTGAAGTGTTGGCGTGGCGAGTACGAACGAGCGATGCAGTTCGAATCCGAGATTCAGAGTGTCGATATAGGGGCATATCTCGAGGGGTTCGAACAAATACTGGATTATCACATCTCGAGCGAGGGTCTCAAGTGA
- a CDS encoding MBL fold metallo-hydrolase — MHENAGVHALPIPVEYAGREITITPVVVETDRGLVLLDVGPRGAISSLETHLMKVGYSLEDVWLVVLSHHDGDHAAGLAALLERVDAVVATHREEAPFVSGEKEPIKSDGERYPPVTVDLELVDGVRIPTDAGLMEVVATPGHTPGHVSVYFPTGNLLIAGDALVADGDEPLAGPKPNFTPEMERATESVGTLASLEVDRTVCYHGGYVDRGTERIREIHDQLRG; from the coding sequence ATGCATGAAAACGCTGGCGTTCACGCGTTACCGATACCGGTCGAGTACGCCGGCCGGGAGATCACGATCACACCGGTAGTCGTCGAAACCGACCGAGGACTCGTACTGCTCGATGTCGGTCCTCGAGGGGCCATTTCATCGCTAGAAACGCACCTGATGAAGGTGGGTTATAGCCTCGAAGACGTCTGGTTGGTGGTCCTGAGCCACCACGACGGAGACCACGCTGCTGGCCTGGCAGCACTGCTCGAACGGGTCGATGCAGTCGTCGCAACCCATCGCGAGGAAGCGCCGTTCGTGTCGGGAGAGAAGGAGCCAATCAAGAGCGACGGGGAACGCTATCCGCCGGTGACCGTCGACCTCGAACTGGTAGATGGCGTTCGGATTCCGACGGACGCAGGGCTGATGGAAGTCGTCGCGACGCCGGGTCACACGCCGGGTCACGTTTCGGTGTACTTCCCGACGGGAAACCTGCTGATCGCTGGCGATGCACTCGTCGCAGACGGTGACGAGCCACTCGCCGGACCGAAACCGAACTTTACGCCGGAGATGGAACGTGCGACGGAGTCTGTCGGTACGCTGGCGTCGCTCGAGGTCGACCGGACGGTGTGTTATCACGGCGGCTACGTCGACCGCGGAACCGAGCGGATCCGGGAAATCCACGATCAACTACGCGGTTGA
- a CDS encoding pentapeptide repeat-containing protein, which translates to MCCQYEFDPSAWKNANDGRCFVYDSDLEDGVWSCPHDAVDGFDHCVFHLDSDARPEGCSVERALLSLLRSTRDQPSDPGTVETTIIGARLDNLSLPNALVSGSHQFPIDLRHATVDGSVVLRGARVVQPLRLCGVTIGGDIDLDGATVAHRLDLSGATIEGDFTLRETVFRETVSVYDVTIGGHVEAKDAAFEKTATFDEATVHDRSSFWGATFSGPARFSGLTVDDTIQFNYATFEDDAAFHGFECEQMLAIEASFEHGGTFIDTTVDGSGDFAGASVPDHLTFERASIGDTLSLDGGTIESIDFDGATIDGRLSAERITVTDRLSLEESQCPSGVDVRGGDIETLSVSLTLAERDAVRVDCRDTSIRSGTLRQPSDGFVLYDVADGTLGDVRFEAPSASNALTGTRFSQTTFEDFDFDHHLDALAAANWDLHATVAPELYRSVGGDESVDERSDPGVLESTYLKAKNGAQKTGSDNVAAEFFLRQLRHRRSGHARSFRENSGFARLKPATRWLRNAGLDLLAGYGERPLRVVGASLGVILGFALLYAVLLPELPPYGSTAGYLVLSFEGFITLVLGGAAAIPNPRIRLLAELEGFIGAFLIALFVFTLTRSIHR; encoded by the coding sequence ATGTGCTGTCAATACGAATTCGATCCGTCGGCGTGGAAAAACGCTAACGACGGGCGCTGTTTCGTATACGATTCCGACCTCGAGGACGGCGTCTGGTCGTGCCCGCACGATGCCGTAGACGGGTTCGATCACTGTGTGTTTCACCTCGATTCCGACGCACGTCCGGAAGGTTGTTCCGTCGAGCGGGCGCTACTATCTCTCCTCCGCAGTACACGGGATCAGCCGTCCGACCCGGGAACTGTCGAGACGACGATCATCGGGGCGCGATTGGACAATCTTTCGTTACCGAACGCGCTCGTCAGCGGGTCACACCAATTTCCGATCGACCTCCGTCACGCCACCGTCGACGGATCCGTCGTCCTCCGGGGTGCGCGCGTCGTCCAGCCGCTTCGGTTGTGCGGGGTGACGATCGGCGGTGATATCGATCTCGACGGCGCGACCGTCGCCCACCGTCTCGATCTATCGGGGGCGACGATCGAGGGTGATTTCACCCTCCGAGAAACGGTGTTTCGTGAAACGGTTTCGGTGTACGACGTGACGATCGGTGGCCACGTCGAAGCAAAGGATGCCGCGTTCGAAAAGACGGCGACGTTCGACGAGGCGACCGTTCACGATCGCTCAAGTTTTTGGGGAGCGACGTTCTCCGGCCCGGCTCGGTTTTCCGGACTGACGGTCGACGACACGATCCAGTTTAATTATGCGACGTTCGAAGACGATGCCGCGTTCCACGGGTTCGAGTGTGAACAAATGCTGGCAATAGAAGCGTCGTTTGAACACGGTGGCACGTTTATCGATACGACGGTCGATGGATCCGGAGACTTCGCAGGCGCATCCGTTCCTGACCATCTGACCTTCGAGCGAGCGAGCATCGGCGACACCCTCTCGCTCGATGGCGGGACGATCGAATCTATCGACTTCGATGGGGCGACGATCGATGGGCGACTTTCGGCCGAACGGATCACGGTAACGGACCGACTTTCGTTAGAGGAAAGCCAGTGTCCGTCGGGAGTCGACGTTCGCGGCGGTGACATCGAAACGTTATCCGTGTCGCTGACGCTGGCGGAACGCGACGCAGTCAGAGTCGATTGCCGCGACACGTCGATCCGATCGGGGACGCTAAGACAACCATCGGACGGATTCGTTCTCTATGACGTCGCCGACGGGACACTGGGAGACGTCCGCTTTGAGGCACCGAGCGCCAGTAACGCGCTCACGGGGACGCGTTTCTCGCAGACGACGTTCGAGGACTTCGACTTCGATCATCACCTGGATGCTCTTGCGGCGGCCAACTGGGATCTACACGCCACGGTCGCTCCGGAACTATATCGGTCGGTCGGTGGTGACGAAAGTGTAGACGAACGGTCCGACCCGGGCGTTCTGGAATCGACGTACCTCAAGGCGAAAAACGGCGCCCAAAAGACCGGGAGCGATAACGTCGCCGCCGAGTTCTTCCTTCGCCAACTCCGGCATCGGCGGTCCGGTCACGCGCGTTCGTTCCGGGAAAACTCCGGTTTCGCTCGTCTCAAACCGGCAACGCGATGGCTCCGGAACGCCGGACTCGATCTTCTGGCCGGATACGGTGAACGACCACTTCGGGTCGTAGGAGCGTCGCTCGGAGTCATCCTCGGCTTTGCGTTGCTGTACGCAGTACTGCTCCCGGAGTTGCCACCGTACGGCTCCACTGCGGGCTATCTCGTGTTGAGCTTTGAAGGATTCATCACGCTCGTACTCGGCGGTGCAGCAGCGATTCCTAACCCGCGAATCCGTCTCCTCGCCGAACTCGAGGGATTTATCGGTGCGTTCCTGATCGCACTATTCGTGTTTACGCTAACGCGGTCGATCCATCGATGA
- a CDS encoding elongation factor 1-beta, with protein MGKVAAKIKVMPDSPEIDLDALQERLESALPEGAKINRVDREDVAFGLVALYPTVIVPDDAGGTESVEENFANVDGIESVEIDEVGRI; from the coding sequence ATGGGAAAAGTCGCTGCTAAAATCAAGGTCATGCCGGACAGCCCCGAAATCGACCTCGATGCGCTCCAGGAGCGCCTCGAAAGCGCCCTTCCAGAGGGTGCAAAGATCAACCGGGTCGACCGCGAAGACGTCGCGTTTGGACTCGTCGCCCTGTATCCGACCGTGATCGTCCCCGACGATGCAGGTGGGACGGAATCCGTCGAGGAAAACTTCGCGAACGTCGACGGCATCGAGAGCGTCGAGATCGACGAAGTTGGCCGCATCTAA
- a CDS encoding HVO_2753 family zinc finger protein, translating to MSTIDDRETRSCVSCGLNIAGTNAAAFKCPECGQQIYRCAKCRKQSNLYECPDCGFTGP from the coding sequence ATGAGTACGATCGACGATCGAGAGACGCGCTCCTGCGTCTCTTGTGGACTCAATATCGCGGGCACGAACGCCGCCGCGTTCAAATGTCCCGAGTGCGGCCAGCAGATCTACCGCTGTGCCAAGTGCCGCAAACAGAGCAACCTCTATGAGTGCCCCGACTGCGGGTTCACCGGTCCATAA
- the nreA gene encoding DNA repair protein NreA, with protein sequence MRLDDYIEDLEPDEEAERRRLAKEKSYAITDHLEEFERRFDDALSGDTLVGSTSPSIFVGRSNYPDIPVGLLSPVGDEGAAEEYVTDGDWYQQGYAIDDVLQRRTGLLNSSKRANVESPSIASRLAPSVHDTWDGFVGVQREVAIADRPVDLEIGLDDTPDLGLDTGTDVATPRGPRANARNAELRENPYVPRPIKKTLEDDDWQAQGAMTYLYRRGFDVYDINSILSAGALGETKQRRLVPTRWSITAVDDTIGTYLRGRIRNASSIDEVQVWANEYIGNRYWIVLAPGTWEFELVEMKAPGSIWNPDPGDDVWMASASEGYEGRSNYVEETAGAYYAARLGVLEYLESIGRQAKCLVLREVSDDYWAPVGVWQVRESVRNAFDGEFGESETFHGAISEIATQLPVSDARLRRKSELAAGLQSNLNSFSGSN encoded by the coding sequence ATGCGCCTCGACGACTACATCGAGGATCTCGAGCCCGACGAGGAGGCAGAACGGCGCCGCCTCGCCAAAGAGAAGTCCTACGCGATCACGGACCACCTCGAGGAGTTCGAACGTCGGTTCGATGATGCCCTAAGCGGTGATACCCTCGTCGGCTCGACGTCTCCGTCGATCTTCGTCGGGCGGTCGAACTATCCGGATATCCCGGTCGGATTGCTCTCTCCAGTCGGCGACGAAGGCGCCGCCGAGGAGTACGTCACCGACGGAGACTGGTATCAGCAGGGCTACGCGATCGACGACGTCCTCCAGCGCCGAACCGGGCTCTTGAACTCGAGCAAACGGGCGAACGTAGAGTCCCCGAGCATCGCGAGCCGATTGGCTCCCTCCGTCCACGACACCTGGGACGGCTTCGTCGGCGTCCAGCGCGAGGTCGCCATCGCTGATCGGCCCGTCGACCTCGAAATCGGGCTCGACGACACGCCGGACCTCGGTCTCGATACCGGAACGGATGTCGCGACGCCGCGTGGCCCCCGCGCCAACGCTCGTAACGCGGAATTGCGGGAGAATCCGTACGTTCCCCGTCCGATCAAGAAAACGCTCGAGGACGACGACTGGCAGGCCCAGGGGGCGATGACCTACCTCTACCGACGCGGGTTCGACGTCTACGACATCAACTCGATCCTTTCAGCGGGCGCACTTGGCGAGACGAAACAGCGCCGGCTCGTCCCGACGCGGTGGTCGATCACCGCGGTCGACGACACGATCGGCACGTACCTGCGCGGACGCATTCGGAACGCGTCCAGCATCGATGAGGTGCAGGTATGGGCCAACGAATACATCGGAAACCGCTACTGGATCGTTCTCGCGCCCGGAACCTGGGAGTTCGAACTCGTCGAGATGAAGGCCCCCGGCAGTATCTGGAACCCCGATCCCGGGGACGACGTCTGGATGGCGAGCGCTTCGGAAGGATACGAGGGGCGTTCGAACTACGTCGAGGAGACTGCGGGTGCATACTACGCGGCGAGACTGGGCGTCCTCGAGTACCTCGAGTCGATCGGTCGGCAAGCCAAGTGTCTTGTCTTGCGGGAGGTCAGCGACGACTACTGGGCTCCGGTCGGCGTCTGGCAGGTTCGTGAGAGCGTTCGGAACGCATTCGACGGCGAGTTCGGCGAATCCGAAACGTTTCACGGAGCGATATCGGAAATCGCGACCCAGTTGCCGGTATCCGACGCGCGATTGCGGCGCAAATCCGAACTTGCCGCGGGATTGCAGTCGAACCTGAACAGCTTCTCCGGGTCGAACTGA
- a CDS encoding AI-2E family transporter — MDARTAFFVLLVCVLGALAALVVLPLVEYVLAACLLASVLRPANERLAPRIGHRCAAVALTAVAIVAGVVPLLLVSLVALRTTVSTVTTFDGAQIVASGREIARTELGMSEETVAELEAIVRSELEGAFSNAAEMTLARTIDIVTLGVDVVIGLIVFVFVLYYLLKDGPAVVDWFRRVSPLDPRVVDELLGEVSVVTRAVLRSHVLVAVVQGALGGLGLALLGVPYATTLAVVLVLVSFLPTIGVWLVWGPVTIAYATASGPVRGAVTLGYGLVVLTATDYYLRAILVDRGSDLHPAIALLGVIGGISLFGIVGLFVGPVVLASFKAVVTVVNRIENQAPEPPVDRQTSIAEMKR; from the coding sequence ATGGACGCCCGTACGGCGTTTTTCGTCCTTCTCGTCTGCGTACTTGGGGCGCTTGCTGCCCTGGTGGTCCTGCCGCTGGTGGAATACGTGCTGGCTGCCTGTCTTCTCGCGTCCGTTCTCCGTCCGGCGAACGAACGATTGGCCCCACGAATCGGCCACCGGTGCGCTGCGGTCGCGCTCACGGCCGTTGCGATCGTCGCAGGTGTCGTTCCACTACTTCTCGTTTCGCTGGTCGCTCTTCGGACGACTGTCTCGACCGTCACCACGTTCGATGGTGCGCAGATCGTGGCGTCCGGTCGCGAAATTGCACGCACCGAACTCGGTATGAGCGAAGAGACGGTCGCCGAACTCGAGGCGATCGTTCGATCTGAACTGGAAGGGGCGTTCTCGAACGCTGCCGAAATGACACTGGCCCGGACCATCGACATCGTGACGCTTGGCGTCGACGTGGTCATTGGATTGATCGTTTTCGTCTTCGTACTGTATTATCTACTCAAAGACGGCCCTGCGGTCGTCGACTGGTTCCGGCGGGTCTCGCCGCTCGATCCTCGAGTCGTCGACGAATTGCTCGGTGAGGTTTCAGTCGTCACCCGAGCGGTCCTTCGCAGCCACGTCCTGGTCGCAGTCGTACAGGGAGCGCTCGGTGGACTCGGATTGGCGCTTCTCGGCGTGCCATACGCGACTACGTTGGCGGTCGTCCTCGTCCTCGTCTCCTTCCTTCCGACGATCGGAGTCTGGCTCGTCTGGGGACCGGTAACGATTGCTTACGCGACTGCGAGCGGACCCGTCCGCGGCGCCGTCACGTTGGGATACGGGCTCGTCGTCCTTACCGCGACAGACTACTACCTACGGGCGATACTCGTCGACCGAGGCTCCGACTTGCATCCGGCGATCGCCCTGCTCGGGGTCATCGGTGGCATCTCCCTGTTTGGAATCGTTGGCCTGTTCGTCGGTCCCGTCGTCCTCGCAAGTTTCAAAGCGGTCGTGACGGTGGTAAATCGCATCGAGAACCAGGCCCCGGAACCTCCCGTCGATCGGCAGACCTCGATCGCGGAGATGAAACGGTAG
- a CDS encoding DUF302 domain-containing protein, giving the protein MALPIDPTEIDQADYGEQRAVLEMDHEEAIEHTRTVFTDAGFGVPTEFSPSELLNEKVDADRDPYYVLGACNPEIADRVLDVTDEMGALFPCNVVIWEEEPARQVVYHVSIMKIARLLGIAPDDENWQDIVDETSAMVDEAYASL; this is encoded by the coding sequence ATGGCGCTGCCAATCGACCCGACCGAGATCGATCAGGCGGATTACGGCGAACAACGAGCGGTTCTCGAGATGGACCACGAGGAAGCCATCGAACACACTCGAACGGTGTTTACGGATGCGGGGTTCGGCGTCCCCACAGAGTTCTCTCCCTCAGAGTTGCTCAACGAGAAGGTCGACGCAGACCGCGACCCCTACTACGTCCTCGGAGCCTGCAACCCCGAAATCGCAGACCGGGTACTGGACGTCACTGACGAGATGGGCGCGCTGTTCCCCTGTAATGTCGTCATTTGGGAGGAAGAACCGGCTCGTCAGGTCGTGTACCACGTCTCAATTATGAAAATCGCACGACTACTCGGGATCGCCCCGGACGACGAGAACTGGCAGGATATCGTCGACGAGACCAGTGCGATGGTCGACGAGGCGTACGCGAGCCTCTAA
- a CDS encoding CPBP family glutamic-type intramembrane protease encodes MASESDHHEDRWHRNRLKLTWVQKSLVAGAILALLWMRFVPVELRQRVLFDGVLLIAGPLALGLSHGNRIGWRVDLTAVRNTILLALFVLPFYVVGSTFPTIRTFYPIWETSSAPAAFVPHALRLMTLALAAETYYRGLLCVGVKELGFGAVFISPIVYMLHHSSKPPIEFLLSGPTDVLFGAVDYKSNSILPSVLAHGGGLVLLDWLVLHEPLFDPVLIMRYLEWLPVPL; translated from the coding sequence GTGGCGTCGGAGTCGGATCACCACGAGGACCGTTGGCACCGGAACCGACTGAAACTCACCTGGGTCCAGAAGTCGCTGGTTGCAGGTGCCATCCTCGCACTATTGTGGATGCGATTCGTCCCGGTTGAGTTGCGTCAACGGGTCCTCTTCGACGGCGTCCTACTAATCGCGGGGCCGCTCGCGCTCGGTCTATCGCACGGAAACCGAATCGGCTGGCGGGTCGACTTGACGGCAGTTCGAAATACGATCCTGCTCGCACTGTTCGTCCTGCCCTTTTACGTTGTGGGTTCGACGTTCCCGACGATTCGCACGTTCTATCCGATCTGGGAGACCTCGAGTGCACCGGCGGCGTTCGTTCCGCACGCACTCAGGCTCATGACGCTTGCGCTGGCGGCCGAAACCTACTACAGAGGATTGCTCTGCGTCGGCGTCAAAGAACTCGGCTTCGGTGCCGTGTTTATCAGCCCGATCGTCTACATGCTCCACCACTCGTCGAAGCCGCCGATCGAGTTTCTCCTCTCGGGCCCGACGGACGTCTTGTTCGGTGCCGTCGATTACAAATCGAATTCGATTCTTCCATCCGTCCTCGCCCACGGCGGCGGTCTCGTCCTGCTCGATTGGCTCGTTCTGCACGAACCGTTGTTCGATCCAGTGCTCATCATGCGGTATCTCGAGTGGCTGCCCGTTCCCCTGTAA